The DNA sequence ttctaaacgcctcaaattctctacctaaacggaatatagaaagacttcgtttagcagacggcaaacgactcatgcattctaaaaatagcaaaaaagctggtggcgccatctgtttgtgggatacccaacctgtggagcttcctcgcttggaggagagctttctcatttcctctgtactgttgtatggtttcgcattgaagttatgcatcgctagaactagaacggcgatacgattgtttaaatactaaactccaacgaaaaccaccagtactgaagcaagtgagatttgagtaatggtcgttggtgttgatacccacgtatctgaccacacgaccattcatatagatttttgctcagaaagttataaggctatataggtcattataagatgaaacttgtcgaaacacattgcaagaaaaggatagcaatataatgatgagttgtaatacgccatctattgatcaaaccaatgaagctgtgaagctttcatttttttcctatggatattcaattttccagtcgtttaagcttaatctgtggcgcttgggatcggtacgagatggctcttgtcaaagtgtcaaagacggacgccggcaataatctcattgcggctacacaagttagattcgttaattgaagaatgaatattgagtgaagtgattgtgaattatcagtaaattgtgtaaaattttgtgtaattcatcaattaaaaggattgaaaaatatacataggtgtttaaacgaaacaaatcttgttgtttatttcatcgatgacgcttgcttgaaaataaaacacaaagaaaaataatccctggcatcgtggcataaggaagctgcttaggcgctgtttgaaagacccacatagaactttgatgctgtttttcTACTCACACTGTTTATCATtcgcaaaaggcgaattagagcagcaatctttagcgtgccaaaatgagctgcttaagcaattctggctatttgggttttcaaatatcctcctcataATGCAATGTAACCTTTGTattgtacaggcggtccccgagatacacggtaaatggggaccgaaaacgaccgcaaaatatcgcgtatctcgaatttccgcgtaagtcgaatctcgtgatttccagccaaaatatcactaactttcgtgcaattttgcaagtagggagtggttttcgccaccaaattaattgtttgatatgtttctactgaattgaacaattttaaacctttttaaatagtattttacattcgttcaatacagaaattatttggtatttcacaatggatgtgtcaaatcagtacaatttgctgaaagaactgtcaaatttggaaaaccgcgtatctccgaatccgcgtataagaggtaccgagtatctcggggaccgcctgtactgtCATTTCTctacagcacggataaacggacagccAGATAAAAGGTCCCCGAGTAAgacccgtgtctgtgctccatcgcatgcgattttatcgcacgtgctgtcaaacgctttttcgtataatattgcgattatttggatgatttaataatataacgattatgaaaaattaagttgagattgttcctacaaaacaccacacatttagtttgacagataaaatcggatgcggcgtccgacgaaatcaaatttttttgattccgtcgtacgacgaaatcgcacgtccgacgttatctgtcaaatcccatataaaattttgacaggccttccgataaaatcgcatccgatggagcacagacacgggcctaaaCGGCGCTTCACTGTAGCTAAATTTTGGTCTAGTCCACATGCCTATTTTTGATGTTTAATGATAAAAAGTAAGTTAAAATAACTTTAAGGTAATTTTTTGAGTTTGTCATTCATCTGGtttttaatcaaatcaaacaattcgactccggatgatGCAGAAATTTCGAACGCGACAAGTAGCTCTGTTTTGCAATACTGAGCTATTTTTCGAATTGTCGCACGAAACAAACGTAAGTCGTGTATGGAGGTGCGCCGTCAGACATCTCGAGCAAAAAGGACAAACTCGTCTCGAGCCTGTCAATTTCCGTGCATCTTCGAGCCTGACGCCATGTTGGATTGGTGCAAGGGCGCGGTATTACATTTGCTcttttgccctttttcccGAAAACCCTTGCGACGAGTGCTCAAGTCGGGCGCATAAACTGGTGTCAATCAAAATTCAAAGTCATTCGCTGGAAAACACCACACTGACATTTCGATTCTGACAACCGATTGTGTTAGCCAGTGTACACACCAGCGTACATGAGTTTCGTATTtgtttgcgtgcgtgcgtgtgtgtgagtgtgtgtgtgggggagtTTGTGTGTAGTGTGCTTTTTACGTTTTTCTGTACCGTTTTTCAGTAAAACCGTATTACTTGTGTTTTAATCTCGATCAACGTAAGTTAACGCCGCGTCCGTGGCCTGTGGGAAGCGGGCAAGATTGGTCGGGGGGCGGCGGGTGTTTACCGTGTTCCGCGATCCATAAATAACCCTGTGGCCAACTCGCACACTGCGTATCTACGTTCTGAAGCGTACCACCTGCTGGGAAAGGGGGCCTGGGAAGACAAAGATGGTCCGGCCCGCAAATTCCCCCCATTCCATCACACGAAATCGATGAGCTGCAGAAGCAAATCTTAAGATGTTGGAGACAACAGCAAACACAGATGGACTTTTTACACCCGTGGGCTGGAACGGGCACCCAGCTGCACCTTCCGCTGGGTTAGGGTGGGGTTGGCGAATGGGGGAAGCGAGAAAGGCGACAAAAGGGCGACAAACCCCTATGACCCTTCCGGAGGTGTTGTTGACCCTTGgtacattattttaaacttcCCGTTGTGACAAAACGGCTCTCCCTTCCCCCTGGCTGGGATACCGTGGCCGTTGCCCTAATCTCAACAATTACCGCACCTTGATGCACTTTCGGATGCATTTGTATGCATGGACCAGTGCCCTGGGCAGGCGCTGCACCGTTTCTCTCGCAGCCCCCGTAAACCTCTTCTGTTTGCACTGACGTTGTCACTTCGACGTTCGAGCCAACGCTTGGCAGCTACACTAAtcccagtttttttgttgttccctTTCGCCCTCCCAAAACAGGTATTTTGCAGTTCCGTTCCCGTTCCGCACGACCCGCTCATTCCGTTTGTgtaatgtttgtgtgtatgtgtgcgtctATGTGCTAGAGTCCGagttcgtatgtgtgtgtgcgggagaATGCAGCGCAGTTCCAGCCGGCCATAATCTTCGATCCACTATCCTCAGCTCAGCCCTATCAATCCCGTCGATCAACAACCACTTCCGGCGCGCGGGCGCGAACGAATCTCATTCAATCAATCAAGCGAGAGCCCTGAAGCGACAGCACAGCAACCGCACATCCTTCCCGGTAGCGCCGGCAAGGAGTTGAATGGTGGCCGTCTGAGCTGCCGCAGCCAGCAGTACCCCTTTTCCGGCTTTCCCGGGCCGACCGGCCGGTACGGAGGGGAGAGCGTGAGCACGATGTGGAAGTGTCACAAATGCGGCAAGCCCGTCTTTTTCGGTAAGGCAGGCCATAATTGGCCTGGGTGATGATTCGTGGTTCGTTTGACTAatttaatctattttttttcttcttcattttgtcTTTCCTGCCATCGGCTTTGATTAGCGGAACGCAAGCAATCGCTCGGCTACGACTGGCATCCGGAGTGTTTGCGGTGCGAGGAGTGCGGCAAGCGCCTTAACCCGGGACAGCACGCCGAAGTGAGTACCGGGCGAAGGTTGGCGCGGGATAGTGCAAACTAAGAAAAGGGCCAGATAATCGCCCTGCCCTGTGTTTCGTCCGGTTGGGCATGGTTGCGGGTTTTCGCTAAGAAGGTTTGGCTTTATAGGTTTCGCCCCCTCGTGGGTGGGCAAGGCAGGATAGACAACGTTGtcgttttaattgaatttgttttacaaCTGCATGGCACAAGAATTTGCGGGCTCACAAGGTAGTTGCATTAAATACACGTATTGCACATGCTTTAGTATGTGTGGAGCTTTGCTACGGTAGGGCAAATAAGTTGTGTAACTTTTTCAAAAACTTTAAGCTCATTAATGCTACTTAAAATGTCGGCGCAAGGGGTGTTTTCATTGCGGTGAGgttaaaataatgaaacgCAACCGATATGTTAATTGCTAATAACTATTAATCGCTAATAACCAAGCTTAAGTCATATGTTAATGgctgtatatttttttaaaatgaaaatcacTATAACAATTCTACTATATTTCCTACGCTAATTCCTACATTATTTCTACGTTGCCCAGTTACTACGAGTATAGTTTGTTGACAGGAACTAGTATTTTATCGGTCCCAAATCCGGACCCGTGTTCAAATCCAAAACCGGAACATTTCCAGGTACTGTTCCAGGTAATAAACCAAGTCGGGAGCTGTTTCTGGATCATTATGGGGTCATTATTGCTTCCAGTTCATGATTAGTACTTGGGTCGATATCAGTTCCAGGGCAGGTATGGTTTAGTGATCGATTACAAGAGCAATTTGGGTTAATGATTGGCTCCATTGCCGGTATGGGTCCATAATCTTTTCTTCGATCGATATGACCAGTATTGATTCCTGAACCGGTATATATTCAGTATCAGTTTCAGGACCGGTATAGGTTCAGTATCAGTAATGTACTGGTGTCAGGCCCAGTATGgggttgattttaattttaggTCTCTTAAGGGTCGTCATAAGTTCTTCTATTTGgagtaacgtcctacgcggacatgccggcctatgcaggctttcgagactgaattcattaccacgcagcagCCGGAtaagtcaatccttgctacggggggacggtccattctgggtttgcatccatgacgggcatgttattgagtcgttcgagttgacgactgtaccacgggaccgcccaaACCTGGTCGTCATAAGTATCTCATTCGAATTGTGTCTCGAGGACATTGATGTTGGCGTACTTTTTAAAGTAAAGGGAATCTTTGAAATCTATTTGCGCACCCCTGTATTCTGGCCAAATTGACTAGTATTATACAAAAAAGGTCTCCAAGCGGTGTAAATGTCAAGCATCTGGGGCGAATGTATGGGGTGGGAGTTATAATTTGGCACCATAATGTATTCCCTAGACTGCCATATTTACATCGATCGCTGTAAATTTAGAATGAATGACCTAACCTTTGTTTAGTAACGCATTTCAATTAGACAATTGTGTTTGCAGATCAAAATTagtatttcaaatattctgtTAATTGTTTAGACGCGTTATGTGCGAAtgatgtgtaatttttgtgagATTCAAGTCGTTCATTCCCAACCATATAACGTTTAAGagaataacattttttttatttggacaATAGATTTGTTCTGAATTGCTTATTACAATAGTTGAGTTTTACTTCCACAAATATGCATCTGTAATTCTTGGTTAACTGTTTTGTAACATTTAAATAAGacttttaaactttttttatgGACGTTACACCAACTAAAATCGAAACCACTGTAGCGTTCGCAGAGCAATCGGACTGCAGAACAAATCTGTAGAGCATTTTagatgaaacaaaacatgccTCACATTGCTTAGCATGCTTCATTTTACGCCACTGTTGCTGCTTGAACCGGGCAGCGTGGTTTAAAATAGGTCTGTGTGAGGCAGCTGCAGATTTGTTTACCTAGATAAGcctacacaaaacacacaaacgcacagtACGCTTAACGCCCACAGCACGCGCTCTCGAGCAAAGGGTTTTGCTTGAGACGCTTGACTTGCGAAGGCTGTCGTCATCAATTTCTTGCCCTTCCCGTTTCCGTATGCCCTTCGAGCGCCAAACAGTTCGTGCGAGAGCAAAAGAGAGCGCTTAAGAACGAACGCTTGCGGTGCAGAAAGAGTTCATTTACGGAGCCCGCTTCCCGACTGCTGGAGAGATAAGCAAATATGAGGCAAGCGCGACGGAGATTTCTGAACTCAGCAAATGTCAATGTTGCGtgtatggtttttgtttttgtattttttcttctgttgttGAAACGATTGAGACACTGTTTGAGGAAATTTTGGCTGAACAAGGGTGCAGAAGCTGGTGGAGgagttttgtaaaataaataaataaagcaatcAGACATAATTCGAGCGTaacgaaacaaaatattgTATTTTTATGGATAGCGAAATAATGCTCGCTTGGGGATCACAAAAAGAATTTCATTTTATCTGCTTTTCTGTACCAAGCTGTTGCTAATTTTTTCGATTTTAAACCCCCCTTTTCCAGCACAAAGGTGTGCCGTACTGCCATGTGCCGTGCTACGGTGCCCTGTTCGGGCCGCAGCTGTTCGGCCACGGTACCCGGGTGGAGTCGCACAAGAGCTTCGGCCAGCCGGATCAGAAGAAGCAGGCAGTGCAGCGCTCGCCAGCCGGCCCGGCCATACCCAAGGGGCACCTGGAGTCGAAGCTGAAGTCGTACAACCAGTTCCACAACAACAAGAGCATGGAGATACGGAGCCGCGAGGTGAACGGGCGGCTGGTGCTGGAGGGCGCACTGCGCATCTACTGGGGGGTGCAGGGAATGATCCACCTCAAGGAGGACGACGACCAGCGCACCGTGGTGACGGTCCGGAAGCGTAACTCGTACCGCCAAAGCACACCCGCCTCGCTGGCCCACGCCCACGCGACGAGCgatggggaggaggagggcAACGAAAAGGAAAACCACCCGAACCATgcggaccagcagcagcagcagcagcaggagcgaCGGGGAGCCGGTGCGATGGGCGTCAGCACGTCCAGCCTGACCGAGCCGTGCGACAGCAACAACGACACGACCACCATCTCGGAGAGCATCTCGTACGACACGCTCAGCCTGTCGTCGGAGCTCAACTCGAACTTCGACTCGAAGCCGGTGTCGTCGAGCGAGTCGTCCAAGGAGGTGTCGCCGAGCCACGCGGGCAAGTACGTGACGCTGCCGCCGAAGCTGGAAGTGAAGCAGCTCGACTGGGACGAGAtcgacgagctgctgcagGTGGAGCGCAAGCTGGACGAGAGCGAGAAGCTGTACCGGACGATGCCGTCCCCGCTGGCGACCGGCGGCGGCTCGGGCGGGTCCGGCGGCGACCGCAGCCTGGCGAGCGAGAGCGTCACCGATACGGATTACAAGACGCTCACGCCCAACACGGCCACCGGGTCGTCGGGCGGGTCGGGGGCCGGCTCGGGCGACAGCGACCGGACGACGACCGGCGGGCCGGACACGTCCACGAGCGCGGCCACCACCAGCGCGGCCACCAACGGCGACGATGACTTTCGCACGCCGGAAGCGACGCTCCGGTCGCACGACTTCGAAGCGTTCAAGATGCAGATTAGCCGCGAGTTTATCAGCAGCACGGCGGAGATGGGCAACACGGACGGTACGCTGAAGCAGAACCAGCCGATCGATCCGGCCCGGATCAACGATTCGCTCAAGCTGTACAATGACGGCGTCATGAACCGGAGCCTGTCGGACGAGCAGTGCCGGAACGCGATGTTTTCCCTGCCGGCCGGCAACATCACGGGTAGGTGGACACTTAACACAGCTTTATTTTTAGGAATACTCACTCAGTTCCAGTGACTCACTCGTTACGCGGTAAAGTCTTTTCCATATAATTTGGATGAAATCTTATGggatttataaataaatcttTATAAGATTATAAATGAATCTCATGGGATTTATAAATCGCCATAGATTCGTAGAGCTTGAGCTTCtcattattattctttttgaAGTAACAAGGGGTAATTCCAGCCTATACAGACTTTTGAGACTTCTTACCACGGGAAGACGGTCCATGCGAGTCTTGAGCctacgacgggcatgttgtcgaaTGGGATCgcgcaaattcaatattttgaaaatcgtACATCTCTAAAAATTTGTGAATCTCTAGAAATATATGAATTTTAgtggatttatgaatctttagagatccCTAAAATGCGCCTGAAAACCCGGAAGATGTCTTCTTAATACTAATATTTGGGAAGATATTGCTAGTTCACTATACCTTTGAAATGATCCACTTGCATTATAAAGATGGTCGAttgttttagtatttttttgttgttgaaatttTGCCAAATTGACAAATACCATTGAACGCCTTGTGCACATTTATACGACACTTCTCCTCCTGGCAATGGTTTTATAATAAACGATTGCAAGTAGCTAGACTCTCCTTTGACTGAGCGATAATATAAACTAGAGAAATGCTCAACGTTACCAATTGTGAACTTGTGATTACACATCGGCAGTataagaggcgaatgaggtcaattggctcaaagtctctataaaaataaagaaaaaaaaaaacatcggcAGCAAACATTGTATCAGGAACACAAATGATAGCCCAAGTGAGAATTTACATTTGGTCGTTATGCGTTATTCATTATGGTTTCACTCCATTAGCTTTTTAGAAACCGAATTACTTCAATTGGGAAAGAAGGGAACCAATGATTCAAATCAAAATACATTATCCTAATTTATCCACCACTTAACCATCAAAGAGCAACAATAAGGgtcaaaagaaacaaacgacTATACGATCACAGTTTAATCTctcttttccccccttttttccCATCCTTCAATAGGATCGTTCCACGTGGAGGCGAACGAGGACGACGACACGACGCTGCGCCATCCGGCCAACGGCATCTACGCGTCGCCCAGCCACGGCCGACAGTCGGCCAACGGTACGCCCAAGAAGCGGATGCACCTGCAGCGTGCGGCGCAACCGGCCGGACCGGACGCACCGACCTCGTCGGAGGCTACC is a window from the Anopheles merus strain MAF chromosome X, AmerM5.1, whole genome shotgun sequence genome containing:
- the LOC121591842 gene encoding uncharacterized protein LOC121591842, which translates into the protein MWKCHKCGKPVFFAERKQSLGYDWHPECLRCEECGKRLNPGQHAEHKGVPYCHVPCYGALFGPQLFGHGTRVESHKSFGQPDQKKQAVQRSPAGPAIPKGHLESKLKSYNQFHNNKSMEIRSREVNGRLVLEGALRIYWGVQGMIHLKEDDDQRTVVTVRKRNSYRQSTPASLAHAHATSDGEEEGNEKENHPNHADQQQQQQQERRGAGAMGVSTSSLTEPCDSNNDTTTISESISYDTLSLSSELNSNFDSKPVSSSESSKEVSPSHAGKYVTLPPKLEVKQLDWDEIDELLQVERKLDESEKLYRTMPSPLATGGGSGGSGGDRSLASESVTDTDYKTLTPNTATGSSGGSGAGSGDSDRTTTGGPDTSTSAATTSAATNGDDDFRTPEATLRSHDFEAFKMQISREFISSTAEMGNTDGTLKQNQPIDPARINDSLKLYNDGVMNRSLSDEQCRNAMFSLPAGNITGSFHVEANEDDDTTLRHPANGIYASPSHGRQSANGTPKKRMHLQRAAQPAGPDAPTSSEATTNGAVTSPGTDTDSWTADRGLLRSKSQGNHYSGNSFMDSDVDDDSGGGGSGGTGSGTLKPSDKPPSSIHIRMDCYDELESPSSGQAITPSEDGELTAVTATTLTTTTTTATTQPSEYSTSISGHPVTDDGVVLRKPPKTGSTAIKRRSGNRRSRTKLKRRCSINGHFYNRETSFFTPPYGSQMNVWVTSLVNTQEVINLLLEKYKVESRAENFALFIVRDNGEQKKLKDDDYPLVTRVILGPHEDIAKLFLMDGQQTQEISSEVAQFLNLSIPECRAILERFHEEEQRELHRIRIKFAELRKRIVQRMESLKVRL